A genomic segment from Thermodesulfobacteriota bacterium encodes:
- the gmhB gene encoding D-glycero-beta-D-manno-heptose 1,7-bisphosphate 7-phosphatase, which produces MKPPALEKVVFLDKDGVINQDSPDYIKGWSEVVFIPGSLEAIRRLTEADFSIIIISNQSAVNRGLMTREGLDYIFSKLTHTVVDHGGKITDIFYCPHTPEEGCDCRKPLPGLIHEACRRYTIDLSSACMIGDSERDIECGKAAGCGYCLLVKTGNGETAETQLMAKGIFPEYVAADLLDAAKWLEDNHDSDPAA; this is translated from the coding sequence ATGAAACCACCCGCGCTTGAAAAAGTCGTCTTTCTGGATAAAGACGGCGTCATCAACCAGGACTCGCCGGATTACATTAAGGGCTGGTCGGAGGTGGTCTTTATTCCCGGTAGTCTGGAGGCCATCCGGCGGCTGACGGAAGCGGACTTTTCTATTATTATCATTTCCAACCAGTCGGCCGTCAACCGCGGCCTCATGACCCGGGAAGGGCTGGATTACATCTTTTCCAAACTGACCCATACGGTGGTCGACCACGGCGGCAAAATTACCGATATTTTTTACTGCCCCCACACCCCGGAAGAGGGCTGCGACTGCCGCAAGCCACTGCCCGGACTGATCCACGAGGCCTGCCGGCGGTACACCATCGACCTGTCTTCCGCCTGCATGATCGGAGACAGCGAGCGGGATATCGAATGCGGCAAAGCCGCGGGTTGCGGCTACTGCCTCCTGGTTAAGACCGGCAACGGCGAAACGGCTGAAACCCAACTCATGGCAAAAGGCATATTTCCGGAATATGTCGCCGCCGATCTCCTGGACGCGGCCAAATGGCTGGAGGACAACCACGATTCGGATCCGGCCGCATGA
- a CDS encoding GNAT family N-acetyltransferase — protein sequence MIHYETTITNIDWGKAAEVFRLAPLGERDPEMLSRAFQRSYAYVFTYDDEMLIGLCRALSDGEYQAAIYDVVLLPEYHGRGIGKEMVRLLFNKLQVPNIILFSAPGREGFYRKFGFKKMLTAMGILQPRIGAPECGYLEP from the coding sequence ATGATACATTATGAGACAACAATAACTAACATTGATTGGGGAAAAGCAGCAGAGGTGTTCAGGCTTGCACCGCTTGGTGAACGCGATCCTGAAATGTTATCTCGTGCTTTTCAAAGAAGCTATGCGTATGTTTTTACATATGACGATGAAATGTTAATAGGTTTGTGCAGAGCCCTCTCTGACGGTGAATACCAAGCAGCAATATATGATGTTGTGCTTCTTCCCGAGTATCATGGCCGAGGAATAGGCAAAGAAATGGTTCGATTGCTATTCAACAAGCTTCAAGTTCCAAATATTATTTTATTTTCAGCTCCAGGCCGGGAAGGATTCTATCGCAAGTTCGGTTTCAAAAAAATGCTAACAGCAATGGGCATACTGCAACCACGAATAGGCGCTCCAGAATGCGGATATTTAGAACCATGA
- the fosX gene encoding FosX/FosE/FosI family fosfomycin resistance hydrolase produces the protein MIESISHITFIVKNVKQSAELFRSVFNAEEIYDSSKMNFSVAYEKFFLIGGIWIAIMEGDPLSERTYNHVAFKVAEADIADCINKIRKAGLEVFEGRPRIEGESRSVYFYDFDNHLFELHTGTLNDRLLKYTGGPGPTLAGLPVPEGQED, from the coding sequence ATGATAGAGTCAATAAGCCATATTACTTTCATCGTAAAAAACGTTAAGCAGAGTGCCGAGCTTTTTCGTTCCGTTTTCAATGCTGAAGAAATATATGACAGTTCAAAAATGAATTTTTCAGTTGCATATGAAAAATTTTTTCTAATTGGCGGAATTTGGATCGCGATTATGGAGGGAGACCCTCTGTCAGAAAGAACTTATAATCACGTGGCTTTTAAAGTGGCAGAAGCTGATATTGCCGATTGTATAAACAAAATTCGGAAAGCTGGCTTGGAAGTATTTGAAGGTCGCCCACGGATTGAAGGCGAGTCTCGTTCTGTCTATTTTTACGATTTCGATAATCATTTATTCGAATTGCATACTGGAACGTTAAATGATCGGCTATTAAAATACACGGGTGGCCCGGGCCCCACTTTGGCGGGGTTGCCCGTGCCCGAAGGGCAAGAGGATTGA
- a CDS encoding PIN domain-containing protein: protein MVLVDTSVWVSHFRDGNAGLAALLDEGSVMCHPFIIGELACGNLTDRATILSSLRLLPMTVEADNEEVLTFIERHRLMGKGIGFVDVHLLASAVLTGVPVWTLDKKLAQAAHSLRIKF, encoded by the coding sequence ATGGTCCTGGTGGATACTTCGGTCTGGGTTTCACATTTTCGGGACGGAAACGCCGGGTTGGCCGCGCTGCTGGATGAAGGAAGCGTCATGTGTCACCCCTTCATCATAGGAGAGCTGGCCTGCGGAAACCTTACGGACAGAGCGACTATTCTTTCTTCTCTGCGCCTGTTGCCCATGACCGTTGAAGCCGATAACGAGGAAGTCTTAACTTTTATTGAGCGCCATCGGTTAATGGGGAAAGGCATAGGCTTTGTGGATGTCCATCTGTTGGCATCCGCCGTATTGACGGGAGTCCCTGTCTGGACGCTGGACAAAAAGCTGGCGCAGGCCGCTCATAGCCTGCGCATTAAATTTTAG
- a CDS encoding type II toxin-antitoxin system VapB family antitoxin, with product MRTTLNIEDDLVEKASRMTGIKEKTTLVKLGLEALIARESARRLAKLGGTQKQLKAIPRRKGA from the coding sequence ATGAGAACAACGCTGAATATCGAAGACGACCTGGTGGAAAAAGCCTCCCGTATGACGGGCATAAAGGAAAAGACAACACTGGTGAAACTCGGCCTGGAGGCACTGATTGCCAGAGAAAGCGCCCGGCGGCTGGCCAAACTGGGCGGGACCCAGAAGCAGTTGAAAGCGATACCCAGAAGAAAAGGGGCATGA